One Roseomonas gilardii subsp. gilardii genomic region harbors:
- a CDS encoding (2Fe-2S)-binding protein: MRPGSEARDVTLTVNGREHVVPLAPWTTLLDALRDHIGLTGTKKGCDHGQCGACTVLVDGVRVNSCLTLAVMKEGCEIRTVEGLANGHLHPVQQAFIDHDAFQCGYCTPGQICSAVGLIREGRARSPAEIRELMSGNLCRCGAYPNIVAAIEQALQAGEEAQ, encoded by the coding sequence ATCAGACCAGGCAGCGAGGCCCGCGACGTGACCCTGACGGTCAATGGCCGGGAGCATGTGGTGCCCCTGGCGCCCTGGACGACGCTGCTCGATGCCCTGCGCGACCATATCGGCCTGACCGGCACCAAGAAGGGCTGCGACCATGGCCAGTGCGGCGCCTGCACCGTGCTGGTGGATGGGGTGCGGGTGAACTCCTGCCTGACCCTGGCGGTGATGAAGGAGGGCTGCGAGATCCGCACCGTGGAAGGACTGGCCAATGGCCACCTGCATCCGGTGCAGCAGGCTTTCATCGACCATGACGCCTTCCAGTGCGGCTACTGCACCCCCGGGCAGATCTGTTCCGCCGTCGGGCTGATCCGCGAAGGACGCGCCAGGAGCCCGGCGGAGATCCGCGAGCTGATGAGCGGCAATCTCTGCCGCTGCGGCGCCTATCCCAACATCGTGGCCGCGATCGAGCAGGCCCTCCAGGCCGGGGAGGAAGCGCAGTGA
- the mutS gene encoding DNA mismatch repair protein MutS, with protein MATGYDGQLDGLRRLRDGAREAILEMQRELARAWGVASLKIKHHQQFGHLVEVPAAAGETLLRAKAMEGPHAPIHRQTMANAYRFTCTALAELDRRLSSAREEAARREAQVVAHLRQLCLDAGPGIAAAAAALAEIDVQQAAAELAAGGGWCRPEITEGSGFRVRGARHPVVDAALRKARGPAFVPNDADLSPGRRLCLLTGPNMAGKSTFLRQNALLVVLAQAGLFAPAEEARIGLVDRLFSRVGAADDIAGGRSTFMVEMSETAVILNQAGPRSLVILDEVGRGTATWDGLAIAWAVLEALHDRLRCRAIFATHFHELTALSGKLPDLAPARMEVREHRGRVVFLHTVAPGASERSWGLHVARLAGVPRAVVARAESVLAALEARAKGLDPLEEELPLLRAARPAPGDSAPQHFSPGVAWDEGFHPEPEPAASDKALRESLEAMDPDAMSPREALEALYRLKRLAGAAEVTVKSPRPILSSR; from the coding sequence ATCGCCACCGGCTATGACGGGCAGCTCGACGGGCTGCGCCGGCTGCGCGACGGCGCGCGCGAGGCGATCCTGGAAATGCAGCGCGAGCTGGCCCGGGCCTGGGGCGTGGCCAGCCTGAAGATCAAGCACCACCAGCAGTTCGGCCATCTGGTGGAGGTCCCCGCCGCCGCCGGGGAGACCCTGCTCCGGGCGAAGGCCATGGAGGGGCCGCACGCCCCGATCCACCGCCAGACCATGGCCAATGCCTATCGCTTCACCTGCACCGCCCTGGCGGAGCTGGACCGCAGGCTGTCCTCGGCGCGGGAGGAAGCCGCGCGGCGAGAGGCCCAGGTGGTGGCACATCTGCGCCAGCTCTGCCTCGATGCCGGGCCGGGCATCGCCGCCGCCGCCGCGGCATTGGCCGAGATCGACGTGCAGCAGGCGGCCGCCGAACTCGCCGCCGGCGGCGGCTGGTGCCGGCCGGAGATCACGGAGGGCAGCGGCTTCCGCGTGCGGGGGGCACGCCACCCGGTGGTGGACGCCGCGCTGCGCAAGGCCCGGGGCCCCGCCTTCGTGCCCAACGACGCCGACCTCTCCCCCGGCCGGCGCCTTTGCCTGCTCACCGGCCCCAACATGGCCGGCAAGTCCACCTTCCTGCGGCAGAACGCCCTGCTCGTCGTGCTCGCCCAGGCGGGGCTCTTCGCCCCGGCGGAGGAAGCACGGATCGGGCTGGTGGACCGGCTCTTCTCCCGCGTCGGCGCGGCGGACGACATCGCCGGAGGCCGCTCCACCTTCATGGTGGAGATGAGCGAGACGGCGGTGATCCTGAACCAGGCCGGGCCGCGCTCCCTGGTCATCCTGGACGAGGTCGGGCGCGGCACCGCCACCTGGGACGGCCTCGCCATCGCCTGGGCGGTGCTGGAGGCGCTGCACGACCGCCTCCGCTGCCGCGCCATCTTCGCGACCCACTTCCACGAGCTGACGGCCCTGTCCGGCAAGCTGCCGGACCTCGCCCCCGCCCGCATGGAGGTGCGCGAGCACCGGGGCCGGGTGGTCTTCCTGCACACCGTGGCGCCGGGGGCCTCGGAACGCTCCTGGGGCCTGCATGTGGCCCGGCTGGCCGGCGTGCCACGCGCGGTGGTGGCACGGGCCGAATCGGTGCTGGCGGCGCTGGAGGCCCGGGCGAAGGGCCTCGACCCTCTGGAGGAGGAGCTGCCCCTGCTGCGGGCCGCCCGTCCGGCCCCCGGGGACTCGGCGCCGCAGCATTTTTCGCCAGGTGTTGCATGGGATGAGGGATTCCATCCGGAACCGGAACCAGCGGCCTCGGACAAGGCCCTGCGCGAGAGCCTGGAGGCGATGGACCCCGATGCCATGTCCCCGCGCGAGGCCCTGGAGGCCCTCTACCGCCTTAAAAGGCTCGCAGGTGCAGCGGAGGTGACTGTCAAGTCGCCCCGGCCCATCCTATCTTCACGTTGA
- a CDS encoding xanthine dehydrogenase family protein molybdopterin-binding subunit — MEKALAAAPHQVAGAYRIAIEHHNPMEPHATTVVWEGDGRITVHDKIQGAQNSQKYISGVFGLAADKVRVVSPFVGGAFGSGLRPQYQLFLAVMAALELERSVRVVLSREQMFTFGYRPDVLQEIRIGADADGTLRAIRHEAISGTSQFEDYQEVVVNWSGLLYRCENVALDYKLAKIDTYTPADMRAPGAPTGLFALESALDEMAHALRIDPLELRLRNYAEKDGNEGKPFTSKELREAYRLGAERFGWSRRSHEPRSMRQGRELIGWGMASGVWEAQMMQTSARATLTADGRLEVATATADIGTGTYTILTQIGADALGLKMADVTARIGDSSLPTSPVEGGSWTAASAGSAVLAACDMVRARLLGAARGLPGSPLAGATMEEVSFANGRIGLSADPMRSLPITEVMRAAGLDRIEEEQTASPSKAVQKTYSSYTHSAVFVEVRVDEELGVIRVTRVVDAVAAGRIINPKTARSQIIGGVVWGMGMALAEESLQDHELGRFMNHNLAEYHIPVNADVHDIDVIFVPEDNDKGNPLGVKGLGEIGICGTAAAIANAVFHATGKRIRELPITIDKLLADAPVPAE; from the coding sequence GTGGAGAAGGCCCTGGCCGCCGCCCCGCACCAGGTGGCCGGCGCGTACCGCATCGCCATCGAGCACCACAACCCGATGGAGCCCCATGCCACCACCGTGGTCTGGGAGGGCGACGGCCGGATCACCGTCCATGACAAGATCCAGGGCGCGCAGAACAGCCAGAAATACATCAGCGGCGTCTTCGGCCTCGCCGCCGACAAGGTGCGCGTGGTCTCGCCCTTCGTGGGCGGGGCCTTCGGCTCGGGGCTGCGGCCCCAGTACCAGCTCTTCCTCGCCGTGATGGCGGCGCTGGAGCTGGAACGCTCCGTGCGCGTCGTGCTGTCGCGGGAGCAGATGTTCACCTTCGGCTACCGGCCCGACGTGTTGCAGGAGATCCGGATCGGCGCCGATGCGGACGGCACCCTGCGGGCCATCCGGCACGAGGCGATCTCCGGCACCTCGCAGTTCGAGGACTACCAGGAAGTCGTGGTGAACTGGTCCGGCCTCCTCTACCGCTGCGAGAACGTGGCGCTGGACTACAAGCTGGCGAAGATCGACACCTATACCCCCGCCGACATGCGTGCCCCCGGCGCGCCCACCGGCCTCTTCGCCCTGGAATCCGCGCTGGACGAGATGGCCCATGCGCTGCGGATCGACCCGCTCGAACTGCGCCTGCGCAACTATGCGGAGAAGGACGGGAACGAGGGCAAGCCCTTCACCTCCAAGGAACTGCGCGAGGCCTATCGCCTGGGGGCGGAACGCTTCGGCTGGAGCCGCCGCAGCCACGAGCCCCGCTCGATGCGGCAGGGGCGGGAGCTGATCGGCTGGGGCATGGCCTCCGGCGTCTGGGAAGCGCAGATGATGCAGACCAGCGCCCGCGCCACCCTTACCGCCGATGGCAGGCTGGAGGTCGCCACCGCCACGGCCGATATCGGCACCGGCACCTACACCATCCTGACCCAGATCGGCGCCGACGCGCTGGGGCTGAAGATGGCGGATGTCACGGCGAGGATCGGCGACAGCTCGCTGCCCACCTCGCCCGTCGAGGGCGGCTCCTGGACCGCCGCCTCGGCCGGTTCGGCGGTGCTGGCGGCCTGCGACATGGTGCGGGCCCGGCTGCTGGGTGCCGCGCGGGGCCTGCCCGGTTCCCCCCTCGCCGGCGCGACGATGGAGGAGGTGAGCTTCGCCAATGGCCGCATCGGCCTGAGCGCGGATCCGATGCGTTCCCTGCCCATCACCGAGGTGATGCGCGCCGCCGGGCTGGACCGGATCGAGGAGGAGCAGACTGCTTCCCCCTCCAAGGCGGTGCAGAAGACCTACTCCTCCTACACCCACTCCGCCGTCTTCGTGGAGGTGCGGGTGGACGAGGAGCTCGGCGTCATCCGCGTCACCCGTGTCGTCGATGCCGTCGCGGCGGGGCGGATCATCAACCCCAAGACCGCGCGCTCGCAGATCATCGGCGGCGTGGTCTGGGGCATGGGCATGGCGCTGGCCGAGGAATCCCTGCAGGACCACGAACTCGGCCGCTTCATGAACCACAATTTGGCCGAGTACCACATCCCCGTGAATGCCGATGTTCACGACATAGACGTGATCTTCGTGCCGGAGGACAACGACAAGGGCAATCCGCTCGGCGTGAAGGGCCTGGGCGAGATCGGCATCTGCGGTACCGCCGCAGCCATCGCCAATGCCGTCTTCCACGCCACCGGCAAGCGCATCCGGGAACTGCCGATCACCATCGACAAGCTGTTGGCCGATGCGCCAGTCCCGGCGGAGTAA
- a CDS encoding [protein-PII] uridylyltransferase: MQALIDALLPPAGSGGGMEARVPVPRDAALLLLRRRLGRVQSSVQEEFEAGALPGLIAGRRLGALMDGLIRSIHDYSIAVVGQAENEPAFALAATGGYGRGVLAPFSDIDLLFVSRQPLGASGQRMVEFMLYLLWDLGLKVGHATRSIAECLEDARADATVQTALLEARFLAGEQPIYDEFAQGFAAARQEWGIGQFFAAKRAERQQRHKRYGDSPYLVEPHIKEGRGGLRDLQTMYWFASYAFGTQKMWQLVGPDSPGGGLLLADEARAFRRAWSFLWTVRFHLHYVTGRAEERLTFDLQPVVGARMGYTRHGKQDGVERFMKHFFLTARDVVRLSRLLEPAIERATMGPPALQPAGSPDLAAAGVALADGKAIFAAGHDIATDPAIMLRLLCAARDHGLELHPLTQRALIRSARHAAKLRDDPAAGDLFLNLLTGPNSARWVRVLNEVGFLSRYLPDWARIVGLMQFDTYHVYTVEEHTIEALRVLNGLDEGGLDNIAPVASELVGQIQSRRALYVATLLHDIAKGRGGDHSELGAAIALDVCPRLGLTPEETETVSWLVLNHLLVSQTAFKRDIDDPKTILDLAEVVQSPERLRLLLVLTVADMRAVGPKVWNGWKATLLRELYWRVAEVLAGGLSVPERDVRVARAKQAAASLLADWPKEAVERFLGAGYPGYWLSFDASTHARHATMMREAEATGAPLTVRTRVLESRAVTEVTVYAADHPGLFAQVAGALALGGASIVDARIHTMTNGMALDTFWVQDANGGMLEAPHRLARLSVLIEQALSGQIHLLNEIRKVRREPSRLRAVTVPPRVVLDNHASASHTVIEVNARDRPGLLHDVTTAISEQGLQIASAHITTYGVRAVDVFYVKDVFGLKVENERKLASLRSALLGALSPVVDRVADSPVTVVGVAS; encoded by the coding sequence ATGCAGGCCCTGATCGATGCTCTGCTTCCCCCGGCGGGCTCCGGCGGCGGGATGGAGGCACGCGTCCCCGTCCCCCGCGACGCCGCGCTGCTGCTGCTGCGCCGCCGCCTCGGCCGGGTCCAGTCCAGCGTGCAGGAGGAGTTCGAGGCGGGCGCCCTGCCCGGGCTGATCGCCGGCCGCCGCCTCGGCGCGCTGATGGACGGGCTGATCCGTTCGATCCACGACTACAGCATCGCCGTGGTCGGACAGGCGGAGAACGAGCCCGCCTTCGCCCTGGCCGCCACCGGTGGCTATGGCCGCGGCGTCCTGGCCCCCTTCAGCGACATCGACCTGCTTTTCGTCTCCCGCCAGCCCCTGGGCGCCAGCGGCCAGCGGATGGTGGAGTTCATGCTCTACCTGCTCTGGGACCTGGGGCTGAAGGTCGGCCACGCCACCCGCTCCATCGCCGAATGCCTGGAGGATGCGCGCGCCGACGCCACGGTGCAGACGGCGCTGCTGGAAGCCCGCTTCCTGGCCGGGGAACAGCCGATCTACGACGAATTCGCCCAGGGCTTCGCCGCGGCCCGGCAGGAATGGGGCATCGGCCAGTTCTTCGCCGCCAAGCGGGCGGAACGCCAGCAGCGCCACAAGCGCTACGGCGACAGCCCCTATCTGGTGGAGCCGCATATCAAGGAAGGGCGCGGCGGCCTGCGCGACCTCCAGACCATGTACTGGTTCGCCAGCTATGCCTTCGGCACCCAGAAGATGTGGCAGCTCGTCGGCCCCGACAGTCCCGGCGGCGGCCTGCTCCTGGCCGATGAGGCGCGCGCCTTCCGCCGTGCCTGGAGCTTCCTCTGGACGGTGCGCTTCCACCTCCACTACGTCACCGGCCGTGCCGAGGAGCGCCTGACCTTCGACCTGCAACCGGTGGTGGGCGCCCGCATGGGCTACACCCGCCACGGCAAGCAGGACGGGGTGGAGCGCTTCATGAAGCACTTCTTCCTCACCGCGCGCGACGTGGTGCGCCTGTCGCGACTGCTGGAACCTGCGATCGAGCGCGCCACCATGGGGCCGCCGGCGCTGCAGCCCGCGGGCAGCCCGGATCTCGCCGCCGCCGGCGTGGCGCTGGCCGACGGCAAGGCGATCTTCGCCGCCGGGCACGACATCGCCACCGATCCGGCGATCATGCTCCGCCTGCTCTGCGCCGCCCGCGACCATGGGCTGGAGCTGCACCCCCTCACCCAGCGGGCGCTGATCCGCTCGGCCCGGCATGCCGCGAAGCTGCGCGACGATCCGGCGGCGGGCGACCTGTTCCTGAATCTGCTGACCGGCCCGAATTCCGCCCGCTGGGTCCGCGTGCTGAACGAGGTCGGCTTCCTGTCCCGCTACCTGCCGGACTGGGCGCGCATCGTCGGGCTGATGCAGTTCGACACCTATCACGTCTATACGGTCGAGGAGCACACGATCGAGGCGCTGCGCGTCCTCAACGGCCTCGACGAGGGCGGGCTGGACAACATCGCCCCCGTGGCCTCCGAGCTGGTCGGGCAGATCCAGTCCCGCCGCGCGCTCTATGTCGCGACGCTGCTGCACGACATCGCCAAGGGGCGCGGCGGCGACCATTCCGAACTCGGCGCCGCCATCGCCCTCGATGTCTGCCCCCGCCTGGGCCTGACGCCGGAGGAAACGGAAACCGTCTCCTGGCTGGTGCTGAACCACCTCCTGGTCAGCCAGACCGCCTTCAAGCGCGACATCGACGACCCCAAGACCATCCTCGACCTGGCGGAGGTGGTGCAGTCGCCCGAGCGGCTGCGCCTCCTCCTCGTCCTCACCGTCGCCGACATGCGCGCCGTGGGCCCGAAGGTCTGGAACGGCTGGAAGGCCACCCTGCTGCGCGAGCTCTACTGGCGCGTGGCCGAGGTGCTGGCCGGCGGCCTCTCCGTGCCCGAGCGCGACGTGCGCGTGGCCCGCGCCAAGCAGGCCGCCGCCTCGCTCCTCGCCGACTGGCCGAAAGAGGCGGTGGAGCGCTTCCTGGGTGCCGGCTACCCGGGCTACTGGCTCTCCTTCGACGCCTCCACCCATGCCCGCCACGCCACCATGATGCGGGAGGCCGAGGCGACTGGCGCCCCCCTGACGGTGCGCACCCGCGTGCTGGAATCCCGCGCCGTGACCGAGGTGACGGTCTATGCCGCCGACCATCCGGGCCTCTTCGCCCAGGTCGCCGGCGCCCTGGCCCTCGGCGGGGCGAGCATCGTGGATGCCCGCATCCACACCATGACCAACGGCATGGCGCTCGACACCTTCTGGGTGCAGGACGCCAATGGCGGGATGCTGGAGGCGCCGCACCGCCTGGCCCGGCTTTCCGTGCTGATCGAGCAGGCGCTGTCCGGCCAGATCCACCTGCTGAACGAGATCCGCAAGGTGCGGCGCGAGCCCTCCCGCCTCCGGGCCGTGACGGTGCCGCCGCGCGTGGTGCTGGACAACCATGCCAGCGCCTCCCACACCGTGATCGAGGTCAATGCCCGCGACCGGCCCGGTCTGCTGCACGACGTCACCACCGCGATCAGCGAGCAGGGGCTGCAGATCGCCTCGGCACACATCACCACCTATGGCGTGCGGGCGGTGGACG
- a CDS encoding FAD binding domain-containing protein produces the protein MNRFGYIRAPDIAGAIRSHGAGAAKFIAGGTNLLDLMKENVERPDHLVDVTRLPLRGIAETPEGGLRLGALVTNAETAYDSRVAERYPLLSLAILSGASPQLRNMATNGGNLLQRTRCYYFYDTGTPCNKRAPGSGCPAKTGLNRIHAILGASESCIATHPSDMCVALAALEAVVHVTGPQGERTIPIAEFHRLPGDTPERDTNLGADELITAIELPPQGFAGHHTYLKLRDRASYAFALVSVAVGLEMEGDTVKEARIALGGVAHKPWRRPEAETLLHGRPATLESFLSAAEALIEGARPRPERFQDPHGAAGHPARPVPGGRRHAADRRRQAHPVRGPVR, from the coding sequence GTGAATCGCTTCGGCTATATCCGTGCCCCCGACATCGCCGGGGCGATCCGCAGCCACGGCGCCGGCGCGGCGAAGTTCATCGCCGGCGGCACCAACCTCCTCGACCTGATGAAGGAGAATGTGGAGCGGCCGGACCATCTGGTGGATGTCACCCGCCTGCCGCTGCGCGGGATCGCGGAAACGCCGGAAGGTGGCCTGCGCCTGGGCGCCCTCGTGACCAATGCTGAGACCGCCTATGACAGCCGCGTCGCGGAACGCTATCCCCTGCTGAGCCTGGCGATCCTGTCCGGCGCCTCGCCCCAACTGCGCAACATGGCGACGAATGGCGGCAACCTGCTGCAACGGACCCGGTGCTACTATTTCTATGACACGGGCACGCCCTGCAACAAGCGCGCCCCCGGCAGCGGCTGCCCTGCGAAGACCGGGCTGAACCGCATTCATGCCATCCTCGGCGCCAGCGAAAGCTGCATCGCCACCCATCCCTCCGACATGTGCGTGGCCCTGGCGGCGCTGGAGGCGGTGGTGCATGTCACCGGTCCGCAGGGGGAGCGCACGATCCCCATCGCCGAATTCCACCGCCTGCCCGGCGACACGCCGGAACGCGACACGAATCTCGGCGCCGACGAGCTGATCACCGCGATCGAGCTGCCGCCGCAGGGCTTCGCGGGGCACCACACCTATCTCAAGCTGCGCGACCGCGCCTCCTATGCGTTCGCCCTGGTGAGCGTCGCCGTGGGGCTGGAGATGGAGGGCGACACGGTGAAGGAGGCGCGCATCGCCCTGGGCGGCGTGGCGCACAAGCCCTGGCGCCGGCCGGAGGCGGAGACGCTGCTGCACGGCCGGCCCGCCACGCTGGAAAGCTTCCTGTCCGCCGCCGAGGCGCTGATCGAGGGCGCGCGGCCACGGCCAGAACGATTTCAAGATCCCCATGGCGCGGCAGGCCATCCTGCGCGCCCTGTCCCAGGCGGCCGCCGGCACGCCGCAGACCGTCGCCGACAAGCGCATCCAGTGAGGGGTCCCGTTCGATGA
- a CDS encoding ABC transporter substrate-binding protein → MNRRTLLKSAAGLGGAAFLARPALAQNSRAGTLRFIPQANLSALDPIWTTATVTSNHGYYIFDTLFALDAENRVQPQMAEGHEVADGGKLWRFRLREGLKFHDGAPVRSADCIASIRRWGSRDPFGQLVAGITEEWKVVDDRNFELRLNRSFPALLEALAKAEANVPFIMPERLAKTDGATAITEMVGSGPYRFVPGEFNSGSRAVYTKFDGYVPRHEAPSAAAGGKVAHFDRIEWHIITDPATAAAALVAGEIDWWERPLADLQPMLAQSRDVRREILDKAGRMALARLNCLQPPFNDVKLRQAVLKSVVQEDYMRAAQGDDQSTWNTMRSLYPQRTPYFVDQADLMPGSLDACKAALKEAGYAGQKVVIINPTDFPDIGPLGQVTADALRRAGMNVELAESDWGTVIQRRNSREPVEKGGWSIFHTTGGSGVYATPAVSPWYGDRGRRAGSAGGRATRPRR, encoded by the coding sequence ATGAATCGCCGCACCCTTCTCAAGAGCGCCGCCGGGCTGGGCGGCGCCGCCTTCCTGGCGCGGCCCGCCCTGGCGCAGAACAGCCGCGCCGGCACGCTGCGTTTCATCCCGCAGGCGAATCTGAGCGCGCTGGACCCGATCTGGACGACCGCGACCGTCACCTCGAACCACGGCTACTACATCTTCGACACGCTCTTCGCCCTGGATGCGGAGAACCGCGTGCAGCCGCAGATGGCCGAGGGGCACGAGGTCGCCGATGGCGGCAAGCTGTGGCGCTTCCGCCTGCGGGAGGGGCTGAAGTTCCATGACGGCGCGCCGGTGCGTTCCGCCGACTGCATCGCCAGCATCAGGCGCTGGGGCTCGCGCGATCCCTTCGGGCAGCTCGTCGCCGGCATCACCGAGGAATGGAAGGTGGTGGACGACCGGAACTTCGAACTGCGGCTGAACCGCTCCTTCCCCGCGCTGCTGGAGGCGCTGGCCAAGGCCGAGGCCAATGTGCCCTTCATCATGCCGGAGCGGCTGGCGAAGACGGACGGCGCCACGGCGATCACCGAGATGGTGGGCTCCGGCCCCTACCGCTTCGTGCCGGGCGAGTTCAATTCCGGCTCCCGCGCCGTCTATACGAAGTTCGACGGCTATGTGCCGCGCCACGAGGCCCCCTCGGCGGCGGCCGGCGGCAAGGTCGCGCATTTCGACCGCATCGAGTGGCACATCATCACCGACCCCGCCACCGCCGCCGCGGCGCTCGTGGCGGGCGAGATCGACTGGTGGGAGCGTCCGCTCGCCGACCTGCAACCGATGCTGGCACAGAGCCGGGACGTGCGGCGGGAAATCCTGGACAAGGCGGGGCGCATGGCGCTGGCGCGGCTGAACTGCCTGCAGCCGCCCTTCAACGACGTGAAGCTGCGCCAGGCGGTGCTGAAGTCGGTGGTGCAGGAGGACTACATGCGCGCGGCGCAGGGGGACGACCAGTCCACCTGGAACACGATGCGCAGCCTCTACCCGCAGCGCACGCCCTATTTCGTGGATCAGGCGGACCTGATGCCGGGCAGCCTCGATGCCTGCAAGGCGGCGCTGAAGGAGGCGGGCTATGCGGGACAGAAGGTGGTCATCATCAACCCGACCGACTTCCCGGATATCGGCCCGCTCGGCCAGGTGACGGCGGATGCGCTGCGCCGCGCCGGGATGAACGTGGAACTGGCCGAGAGCGACTGGGGCACCGTCATCCAGCGCCGCAATTCGCGTGAGCCGGTGGAGAAGGGCGGCTGGAGCATCTTCCACACCACGGGCGGCTCCGGCGTCTATGCCACCCCGGCGGTCTCCCCCTGGTACGGGGACAGGGGGAGAAGGGCTGGTTCGGCTGGTGGAAGAGCGACAAGGCCGAGGCGCTGA